In Candidatus Methylacidiphilales bacterium, the genomic window ATGGCGTGGATCCGAGTGGGAGATTTTTTGAGTCGATGGGTGCCAATGAAGCTTTTGGAAATGCGCCAACAGGGAGCACGGCTGTGTTTGCCAATCAACTGAATAAAGAGTTTGAGGTGGTGGTGAATGCTTTTATTGAAACGCAAAAGAATGTGGTGTTATACGGAGTGGGTGTGCTGGCAGGTGGTTCGACTATGTCATCGGTTCCTTTTTCTCAAGCGGGAGTAAAAGCCGCGATGTCATATGCAGGCGCAGGCGCGAGTGTGAATGTGGCGATCACTGGGGCAAAAGATATTGCAGGAGGAGATATGGGATGGAAGGATTACACGTCTTCCGCAGTAAGTGGAGCGATGTCTGGGTTAACGTATATGGTAACGAGAAATCCAGGATTATCTTCAGCCGCAGGAGCCTATAACCAAAATACATCCTCGAGCCTATTAACAGGAGAATCTATAGACCCCATAAGGCTGACTCTTGAGACAGGCCTATCGTATGGATTGGGGATGAGGTTGAGCTATCTAAACACAAACCCATTTACTTCGCTTGTGGGGGGAACAGGAGGTGTCCAAGCAGTTGCAAATAGAGCGACCACAATGACAATGAATGAAGCTTGGACAAATATGAGTGCAATAACTGCGACAAAAATTGGGGCAAATTATTTTACGTCTGAAATATCTAGTGGGGCTATAGAGAATATAGTTCTTGATATGTTTAATCATGGCTACAGTTCGCTAAGTTCAAACTCCAGTCCATCTGTATTCAATAACACAACGTCTTCATTTGGAAACCATAAGTGATAAATTCATTACTACGTTTATTGGTTCGT contains:
- a CDS encoding RHS repeat-associated core domain-containing protein, producing DVIHIGARLYHYPTARFLSADPLGHASDMSLYSYANNDPVNGVDPSGRFFESMGANEAFGNAPTGSTAVFANQLNKEFEVVVNAFIETQKNVVLYGVGVLAGGSTMSSVPFSQAGVKAAMSYAGAGASVNVAITGAKDIAGGDMGWKDYTSSAVSGAMSGLTYMVTRNPGLSSAAGAYNQNTSSSLLTGESIDPIRLTLETGLSYGLGMRLSYLNTNPFTSLVGGTGGVQAVANRATTMTMNEAWTNMSAITATKIGANYFTSEISSGAIENIVLDMFNHGYSSLSSNSSPSVFNNTTSSFGNHK